The following coding sequences are from one Microbacterium wangchenii window:
- a CDS encoding DeoR/GlpR family DNA-binding transcription regulator produces MLTSTRQARILDSLRSDGEVRVEDLADQLGVSASTIRRDLNALSAEGLLKRVRGGGNIEPDRIPFSDVSRQQQPEKLRIARRAAELVSDGDVILVDIGTTTALFARELRGRRITVITSSLAVIDELRSDDGVELIVLGGVVRNNYNSMVGTLTEQALAQIRATTCFLGTSGIRPDGTIADTTGMEVPIKRAMIASSVRSVVLADASKFPGVGLLNVCGPEQLWGVVTNEGADEATLDVFRSNDIEVMTA; encoded by the coding sequence ATGCTCACTTCGACGCGGCAAGCTCGAATCCTCGATTCCCTCCGCTCAGACGGCGAGGTGCGCGTGGAAGACCTCGCCGACCAGCTGGGCGTATCGGCCTCGACGATCCGGCGCGATCTGAACGCGCTGAGCGCAGAGGGCCTCCTCAAACGGGTGCGCGGCGGCGGCAACATCGAGCCGGACCGCATCCCGTTCTCCGACGTATCCCGTCAGCAGCAGCCGGAGAAGCTCCGCATCGCGCGGCGGGCGGCCGAGCTGGTCTCCGACGGCGACGTGATCCTGGTCGACATCGGAACCACCACCGCACTGTTCGCACGCGAGCTGCGCGGACGTCGCATCACGGTGATCACCTCGAGCCTCGCCGTGATCGACGAACTGCGCTCCGACGACGGAGTCGAGCTGATCGTCCTGGGCGGAGTCGTCCGCAACAACTACAACTCGATGGTCGGCACTTTGACCGAACAGGCCCTCGCGCAGATCCGCGCGACCACATGCTTCCTCGGGACGAGTGGCATCCGACCGGACGGCACCATCGCCGACACGACCGGCATGGAGGTCCCTATCAAACGGGCCATGATCGCTTCTTCCGTCCGCTCGGTCGTCTTGGCGGATGCCTCCAAGTTCCCCGGCGTCGGACTGCTGAACGTCTGCGGCCCGGAGCAGCTGTGGGGCGTCGTGACGAACGAGGGAGCGGACGAGGCGACCCTCGACGTCTTCCGCAGCAATGACATCGAGGTGATGACGGCGTGA
- a CDS encoding 6-phospho-beta-glucosidase, whose protein sequence is MKLTIVGGGGFRVPQVFEAVSSEDAPVRIDELALFDVSHSRLAIIRSVIDRMSETSAHVPTITVTEDLAEALRGADFVFAAVRIGGTAGRVVDERTALELGVLGQETVGPGGISYALRTIPFMVNLAHVVREVAPDAWVINFTNPAGMVTEAMRAVLGDRVVGICDTPIGLMRRAVSAVGATPSSGPGAGGLHFDYVGLNHLGWLRSVQIDGVDQLPRLLADDRALTTIEEARLMGFDWVRALGALPNEYLYYYYFTREATERIRSAETTRGEFLDRQQGGFFSAPGHDPLDAWLRTRRERESSYMAESRQDGESRETSDVDGGGGGYQTVALELMAAIASDRPATMILNVRNGDLIPSLPADSVIEVGCVVDADGVHPWPIAPVRGEMLGLMTQVKSAEQLTIEAARTGSRELAWRAFAAHPLVDSVTVARRLLDGYQQRFTDLGRLLT, encoded by the coding sequence GTGAAACTGACCATCGTCGGAGGCGGCGGCTTCCGTGTGCCTCAGGTGTTCGAAGCGGTGTCCTCGGAGGACGCACCCGTGCGCATCGACGAACTGGCGCTGTTCGATGTCTCACACTCGCGCCTCGCGATCATCCGATCCGTCATCGACCGGATGTCGGAGACCAGTGCGCACGTCCCCACGATCACCGTCACCGAAGACCTCGCCGAAGCCCTGCGCGGTGCCGACTTCGTGTTCGCGGCCGTGCGCATCGGCGGCACCGCCGGACGGGTGGTCGACGAGCGTACGGCGCTGGAGCTCGGCGTGCTCGGGCAGGAGACCGTCGGGCCCGGCGGCATCTCGTACGCCCTGCGCACCATCCCCTTCATGGTGAACCTCGCCCACGTCGTGCGCGAGGTGGCACCCGACGCGTGGGTGATCAACTTCACCAACCCCGCTGGCATGGTCACCGAGGCGATGCGCGCCGTCCTGGGCGATCGCGTCGTCGGCATCTGCGACACCCCCATCGGCCTGATGCGTCGCGCCGTCTCGGCGGTCGGCGCGACTCCCTCCTCAGGGCCGGGTGCGGGCGGGCTGCACTTCGATTACGTGGGGCTGAACCACCTCGGATGGTTGCGCAGCGTCCAGATCGACGGCGTCGACCAGCTGCCGCGGCTCCTCGCCGACGATCGTGCGCTCACAACGATCGAGGAGGCCCGGCTCATGGGGTTCGACTGGGTGCGCGCCCTGGGCGCCCTCCCCAACGAATACCTGTACTACTACTACTTCACTCGCGAGGCGACCGAGCGGATCCGCTCGGCGGAAACCACCCGCGGAGAGTTTCTGGACCGCCAGCAGGGCGGTTTCTTCTCCGCGCCCGGTCACGACCCCCTCGACGCGTGGCTGCGCACCCGGCGGGAGCGCGAGTCGAGCTACATGGCCGAGAGCCGGCAGGACGGCGAATCGCGTGAGACGAGCGACGTCGACGGCGGCGGCGGCGGCTACCAGACCGTGGCCCTCGAGCTGATGGCGGCGATCGCCTCAGACCGACCGGCGACGATGATCCTGAACGTCCGCAACGGCGACCTCATCCCCTCCCTCCCAGCGGATTCGGTGATCGAAGTGGGATGCGTCGTCGACGCGGACGGCGTGCACCCCTGGCCGATCGCCCCGGTCCGCGGTGAGATGCTCGGCCTCATGACTCAGGTCAAGTCCGCCGAGCAGCTGACGATCGAAGCGGCGCGCACCGGCTCCAGAGAACTCGCATGGCGAGCATTCGCCGCGCATCCGCTCGTGGACTCCGTCACCGTCGCCCGCAGACTCCTGGACGGCTACCAGCAGCGATTCACTGATCTCGGACGCCTCCTCACGTGA
- a CDS encoding VOC family protein — protein sequence MRLVQVAQRAEDLDRAADFYTVLLEAGPVARFDDPGLVFFDLDGVRLVLDRNAPSALVYLHVDNVHEAIERLQGVAEVVTRPHVIFTHDGDVLGPARHEEWHAFVRDTEGNLVGLVAFQRV from the coding sequence ATGCGACTGGTGCAGGTGGCGCAGCGTGCCGAGGATCTTGATCGGGCAGCGGACTTCTATACGGTGCTGCTCGAGGCCGGGCCTGTCGCGCGGTTCGACGATCCGGGGCTCGTGTTCTTCGATCTCGACGGCGTGCGCCTCGTGCTCGACCGCAACGCGCCCTCGGCTCTGGTGTATCTGCATGTCGACAATGTGCATGAGGCGATCGAGCGGCTGCAGGGTGTGGCGGAGGTCGTCACGCGTCCGCATGTGATCTTCACCCATGACGGCGATGTGCTCGGGCCGGCGCGGCATGAGGAATGGCATGCCTTCGTGCGCGACACCGAGGGGAACCTCGTCGGGCTCGTCGCCTTCCAGCGGGTGTGA
- a CDS encoding asparagine synthase, with translation MGRTSEAVAEGVSIASAAARLTVRNHILVETISAGAAFDRDRLAGFARDTILALAEEQERAAQRMRDLRRGAWGKFSTSSGTHDYRERDMRNLRRRRKQYEGVAKELRAWADDPERVYQLVDTAREAAWGDVEANLQRRLKVEGMTPDADPDYERMRKARMDALRMVDLARLAAHTQRRRQSAEAAES, from the coding sequence GTGGGGCGAACGTCGGAAGCGGTGGCGGAGGGCGTGTCGATCGCCTCTGCAGCTGCTCGATTGACCGTGCGGAACCACATCCTGGTTGAAACGATCTCCGCCGGTGCCGCTTTCGATCGCGACAGGCTCGCCGGGTTCGCCCGTGACACGATCCTCGCCCTGGCGGAGGAGCAGGAGCGGGCGGCTCAGCGCATGCGCGATCTGCGGCGCGGCGCGTGGGGCAAGTTCTCCACCTCCAGCGGCACCCACGACTACCGGGAGCGCGACATGCGCAACCTGCGCCGCCGGCGGAAGCAGTACGAGGGTGTCGCCAAGGAGCTGCGCGCATGGGCCGATGACCCCGAGCGGGTCTACCAGCTGGTCGACACCGCTCGGGAGGCGGCGTGGGGTGACGTCGAGGCCAACCTGCAGCGGCGCCTCAAGGTCGAGGGGATGACTCCCGACGCGGACCCCGACTACGAACGCATGCGCAAGGCGCGGATGGACGCGTTGCGCATGGTGGATCTCGCACGCCTGGCGGCGCACACGCAGCGCAGACGCCAATCCGCGGAGGCCGCCGAATCCTGA
- a CDS encoding MarR family winged helix-turn-helix transcriptional regulator, which translates to MDQQISRDELSAYFALRAAGDRLQRAVATQLREHGLTEAQFTVLAQLQDAGELRMSDLAHVVVASKNGLTYQATQLENRGLVSRRASEEDARAVLIRLEPAGAELLAQALPGHIALVRRLFLDRVSSAELAAISQGLAKVATN; encoded by the coding sequence GTGGACCAGCAGATCAGTCGCGACGAGCTCTCGGCGTACTTCGCGCTTCGTGCAGCGGGGGACCGCCTGCAGCGCGCGGTGGCGACGCAGCTGCGCGAACACGGACTGACGGAGGCGCAGTTCACCGTGCTCGCGCAGCTGCAGGATGCCGGCGAGCTGCGGATGAGCGACCTGGCCCACGTGGTCGTCGCGTCGAAGAACGGGCTGACCTATCAGGCCACGCAGCTGGAGAACCGCGGGCTCGTGAGCCGTCGCGCGAGCGAGGAGGACGCCCGCGCCGTGCTCATCCGGCTGGAGCCGGCCGGCGCGGAGCTGCTCGCGCAGGCCCTTCCCGGCCACATCGCGCTGGTCAGACGGCTCTTCCTGGACCGTGTCAGTTCCGCCGAACTGGCCGCCATCAGCCAGGGCTTGGCGAAGGTCGCGACGAACTGA
- a CDS encoding alpha/beta hydrolase, translating into MTEQQRIALDEMLRSLPLDLGGDVAEQRQLFAHMMESIPLAGDVVTGSGRLGGVPVVTVGIEGVRPRGTILYFHGGAYTIGAAELSAGLASELARRSRTRVVSVEYALAPESPHPAAVEDAVAAYRGLLDSGVPGHDIVLAGESAGGGLAVAAAMAIRAAGMPGPAAIYAASPWVDLTLSGRSAAAKAAADPSVTAEGLMRRARDYAGEADLRDPLISPLFGDLTGLPPLLVQVGGNEVLLDDATRLAAHAAAQDVSVRLEVTPGVPHVFVGFAAMLDEADVALGNAGNFIRAALDTQPG; encoded by the coding sequence ATGACCGAGCAGCAGCGGATCGCGCTGGACGAGATGCTCCGTTCCCTACCCCTCGACCTCGGCGGCGACGTGGCCGAGCAGCGCCAGCTCTTCGCACACATGATGGAATCGATCCCCCTCGCCGGCGATGTCGTCACCGGGAGCGGGCGACTCGGTGGCGTCCCGGTGGTCACCGTCGGCATCGAGGGGGTCCGCCCACGCGGGACGATCCTGTACTTCCATGGCGGCGCCTACACGATCGGGGCGGCGGAGCTCTCCGCGGGTCTGGCCTCCGAGCTGGCACGCCGCTCGCGGACCCGGGTCGTCTCCGTGGAGTACGCGCTGGCTCCCGAGTCGCCCCACCCGGCGGCGGTGGAAGATGCCGTGGCGGCCTACCGCGGGTTGCTGGACAGCGGCGTGCCCGGCCACGACATCGTCCTGGCGGGGGAGTCGGCCGGCGGCGGACTGGCGGTGGCGGCGGCGATGGCGATCCGCGCGGCGGGGATGCCGGGGCCCGCGGCGATCTACGCCGCATCGCCGTGGGTCGATCTGACCCTCTCCGGGCGGAGTGCGGCAGCCAAGGCGGCGGCGGATCCATCGGTGACGGCCGAAGGGCTGATGCGCCGGGCACGGGATTACGCCGGTGAGGCGGATCTGCGCGATCCGCTGATCAGCCCGCTGTTCGGGGATCTGACGGGGCTGCCGCCGCTTCTGGTGCAGGTCGGAGGCAATGAAGTGCTGCTCGACGATGCCACACGGCTGGCGGCGCATGCCGCCGCGCAGGACGTCAGCGTGCGACTGGAAGTCACGCCGGGCGTCCCGCACGTTTTCGTGGGTTTCGCCGCGATGCTCGACGAAGCCGATGTCGCGCTCGGCAATGCCGGGAACTTCATCCGCGCCGCCCTGGACACGCAGCCGGGATGA
- a CDS encoding NADPH-dependent F420 reductase, translating into MNITILGTGHMARTLGAGLLRSGHSVVFGSRDPGAVTDLPAPVLGHADAIARGEIVLSAVAAAHSLETLTALAGDIGDRVLIDIGNAVDQHLELLYPDGSLGERLQQALPDARVVKTLNTLAGTLAVDPSGLPVPTTVFLSGDDAQAKATVADILRTLGWADEQQIDLGGIATARAVEHYFLLFAAMMMGLRSERFNVAVIR; encoded by the coding sequence ATGAACATCACCATCCTGGGCACCGGCCACATGGCCCGGACCCTCGGAGCAGGACTGCTTCGCTCCGGACATTCCGTCGTCTTCGGCTCCCGCGACCCGGGGGCGGTCACCGATCTGCCCGCGCCGGTCCTCGGTCATGCCGACGCCATCGCACGGGGCGAGATCGTGCTGAGCGCGGTGGCGGCCGCCCACTCGCTGGAGACCCTCACCGCCCTGGCAGGCGACATCGGGGATCGCGTGCTGATCGACATCGGCAACGCGGTCGATCAGCACCTCGAACTCCTCTACCCCGACGGGAGCCTCGGCGAGCGGCTGCAGCAGGCGCTTCCGGATGCGCGCGTCGTGAAGACCCTGAACACCCTCGCCGGGACCCTGGCGGTCGATCCGTCGGGCCTGCCCGTCCCCACCACGGTGTTCCTCTCCGGTGACGATGCCCAGGCCAAGGCCACCGTCGCCGACATCCTGCGGACCCTCGGGTGGGCCGACGAGCAGCAGATCGACCTCGGCGGGATCGCGACCGCGCGAGCGGTCGAGCATTACTTCCTGCTGTTCGCCGCGATGATGATGGGGCTGCGAAGCGAGCGCTTCAACGTCGCCGTCATCCGCTGA
- a CDS encoding DUF4383 domain-containing protein yields the protein MGSSPNRLVAVIFGAVYALVGLLGFTVTGAVEFAGPDGELLLGIFQVNPLHNIVHLLIGLALLVGGIAGVRAAKTVNIIVGAAYLLLGIVGFFLDGPANFLALNVADHFLHLATAIILLGVGLAADREVRNSTTRTRAA from the coding sequence ATGGGCTCATCACCCAACCGTCTCGTCGCCGTCATCTTCGGAGCCGTCTACGCCCTCGTCGGCCTGCTCGGGTTCACCGTGACCGGCGCCGTCGAATTCGCCGGACCCGACGGCGAGCTCCTCCTGGGGATCTTCCAGGTGAACCCGCTGCACAACATCGTGCACCTGCTGATCGGCCTGGCCCTCCTGGTCGGCGGCATCGCCGGCGTCCGCGCCGCCAAGACGGTCAACATCATCGTCGGTGCGGCGTACCTGCTGCTGGGCATCGTCGGCTTCTTCCTCGACGGACCCGCCAACTTCCTGGCGCTCAACGTCGCCGACCACTTCCTCCACCTGGCCACGGCGATCATCCTCCTGGGTGTCGGCCTGGCCGCCGACCGGGAAGTCCGCAACAGCACCACCCGCACGCGCGCCGCGTAA
- a CDS encoding aldose 1-epimerase family protein — protein sequence MARTPLSGTQHCLRAGDAQAIIAGVGASLRAYEHEGRPLVLGFEADEVRPGYRGATLAPWPNRVVDGRYRFADADQLLPLTERSRSHALHGLLAWTEYAVTDKGPSHVTLAATVEPQTGYPWRVHVETSFVLAADGLTQTVRAHTEGDSAAPWGTGPHPYLVAGEGRVDDWMLHLPASRVLEVTPDRLVPTRLADVTTDPERFDFRAARRVGSVEIDHAFTGLDRTADGTTTVAVTDSTGRGAAITWSLDCPWVQVHTADQPEGEASPAHRTGLAVEPMTCAPDAFNAGSYDFDTGLLLLEPGGEPVAAGWTIHPVG from the coding sequence ATGGCACGCACCCCACTCTCGGGCACTCAGCACTGCCTGCGCGCCGGTGATGCACAAGCGATCATCGCGGGGGTGGGAGCCTCCCTGCGCGCGTACGAGCACGAGGGTCGGCCCCTCGTGCTCGGCTTCGAGGCGGATGAGGTGCGTCCCGGCTACCGCGGCGCGACCCTGGCTCCGTGGCCCAACCGCGTCGTGGACGGGCGTTACCGGTTCGCCGATGCCGATCAGCTCCTGCCGCTGACCGAGCGCAGCCGGTCGCACGCGCTGCACGGTCTGCTCGCGTGGACCGAGTATGCCGTGACCGACAAGGGCCCGAGTCATGTCACCCTCGCCGCGACCGTCGAGCCGCAGACCGGCTACCCGTGGCGCGTGCATGTGGAGACGAGCTTCGTGCTCGCCGCGGACGGTCTCACCCAGACCGTCCGGGCCCACACCGAGGGTGACTCCGCAGCGCCGTGGGGAACCGGCCCGCACCCCTACCTCGTCGCGGGGGAGGGCCGTGTCGACGACTGGATGCTGCACCTGCCGGCGTCACGGGTACTTGAGGTGACGCCGGACCGGCTCGTCCCCACGCGCCTGGCCGATGTGACGACCGACCCGGAGCGCTTCGATTTCCGCGCGGCGCGCCGCGTCGGCAGCGTCGAGATCGACCACGCCTTCACCGGCCTGGACCGCACCGCCGACGGGACGACGACGGTCGCGGTGACCGACAGCACCGGGCGGGGAGCGGCGATCACATGGTCCCTCGACTGCCCGTGGGTGCAGGTGCACACCGCGGACCAGCCGGAGGGCGAGGCGTCGCCGGCGCATCGCACCGGGCTGGCGGTCGAGCCCATGACGTGCGCCCCCGACGCCTTCAATGCCGGCAGCTACGACTTCGACACCGGCCTGCTGCTGCTGGAGCCGGGTGGCGAGCCGGTCGCCGCGGGCTGGACGATCCACCCCGTCGGCTGA
- the araA gene encoding L-arabinose isomerase: MTRTPLSTSLDAFEIWFVTGSQGLYGEETLRQVAEQSQAVVGGLDGLPVKVVWKPVLTDADSIRRLALDVNARDEVIGLIAWMHTFSPAKMWIGGLDALQKPLLHLHTQANVELPWSEIDFDFMNLNQAAHGDREFGYIQTRLGVARKTVVGHVSNPAVRQQIEDWQRAAAGWAAARSLKLARFGDNMRYVAVTEGDKTEAELRFGVQVNTWGVNDLADAVAAASEAEIDALVAEYEELYDVAPELRAGGERHSSLRDGAAIELGLRAFLEEGGFGAFTTSFEDLGALRQLPGLAVQRLMAEGYGFGAEGDWKTAILVRVANVMGAGLPGGASLMEDYTYDLVPGDEKILGAHMLEVSPSLTTAKPRLEIHPLGIGGKDDPVRLVFTADPGPALVVAMSDMRDRFRLTANVVENIEAPDLPKLPVGRAVWKPQPDFATSAACWLAAGAAHHTVMTTAVGIEVFHDFAEIAATELVVIDADTTVRGFQHELRWNQAYYRLAQGF; this comes from the coding sequence ATGACCCGCACCCCGCTGTCCACCTCGCTCGATGCGTTCGAGATCTGGTTCGTCACCGGCAGTCAGGGCCTGTACGGCGAGGAGACCCTCCGCCAGGTCGCCGAGCAGTCCCAGGCCGTCGTCGGCGGGCTCGACGGTCTTCCGGTGAAGGTCGTGTGGAAGCCGGTGCTCACGGATGCCGACAGCATCCGTCGCCTCGCACTCGACGTCAACGCGCGCGACGAGGTGATCGGCCTGATCGCCTGGATGCACACGTTCAGCCCGGCGAAGATGTGGATCGGCGGGCTGGACGCGCTGCAGAAGCCCCTCCTGCACCTGCACACCCAGGCGAACGTCGAGCTGCCGTGGTCGGAGATCGACTTCGACTTCATGAACCTGAACCAGGCCGCGCACGGCGACCGCGAGTTCGGCTACATCCAGACGCGGCTCGGCGTGGCGCGCAAGACGGTGGTCGGACACGTCTCGAACCCCGCCGTCCGGCAGCAGATCGAGGACTGGCAGCGCGCGGCGGCCGGATGGGCGGCCGCGCGCTCGCTCAAGCTCGCGCGCTTCGGCGACAACATGCGCTACGTCGCCGTGACCGAGGGTGACAAGACCGAGGCCGAGCTGCGCTTCGGCGTGCAGGTGAACACGTGGGGCGTCAACGATCTCGCCGATGCCGTCGCCGCGGCATCCGAGGCGGAGATCGACGCGCTCGTGGCCGAGTACGAAGAGCTCTACGACGTCGCGCCGGAGCTGCGCGCCGGCGGCGAGCGGCACTCGTCGCTGCGCGACGGCGCCGCCATCGAGCTCGGGCTGCGGGCCTTCCTCGAGGAGGGCGGGTTCGGGGCGTTCACGACGAGCTTCGAAGACCTCGGTGCCCTCCGGCAGCTGCCGGGGCTCGCCGTGCAGCGACTGATGGCGGAAGGGTACGGCTTCGGCGCCGAAGGCGACTGGAAGACCGCGATCCTCGTCCGTGTCGCCAACGTCATGGGCGCGGGTCTCCCCGGCGGCGCGAGCCTCATGGAGGACTACACGTACGACCTCGTTCCGGGCGACGAGAAGATCCTCGGTGCGCACATGCTCGAGGTGTCGCCCTCGCTGACGACCGCGAAGCCCCGCCTGGAGATCCACCCGCTCGGCATCGGCGGCAAGGACGATCCGGTGCGTCTGGTCTTCACCGCCGATCCGGGTCCGGCACTCGTCGTGGCGATGAGCGACATGCGCGACCGCTTCCGCCTCACCGCGAACGTCGTCGAGAACATCGAGGCGCCCGATCTGCCGAAGCTGCCGGTGGGGCGTGCCGTGTGGAAGCCGCAGCCGGACTTCGCCACATCGGCCGCGTGCTGGCTCGCCGCAGGAGCGGCCCACCACACCGTCATGACCACGGCGGTGGGCATCGAGGTGTTCCACGACTTCGCCGAGATCGCCGCGACCGAGCTCGTCGTGATCGATGCCGACACCACCGTCCGCGGGTTCCAGCACGAGCTGCGCTGGAACCAGGCGTACTACCGGCTCGCGCAGGGGTTCTGA
- a CDS encoding xylulokinase, which translates to MKHCEDIPVSAADDRIRDQLENGRTSLGIELGSTRIKACLVGEDPADVIAVGSAAWENEYVDRTWTYSLDAVESGLRAAYADLVADVERRYGVQPATFGAIGVSGMMHGYLAFDADGELLVPFRTWRNTSTGAAAAELTELFGVNIPLRWSIAHLHQAVRDGEAHVPRVHAITTLAGYVHERLTGRRVLGVGDASGMFPIDPVTRDYDAALVARYDELIAPSPLSRPLAELLPEVRVAGQPAGELTPEGAAWLDPTGRLCPGIPMCPPEGDAGTGMVATNSVAPRTGNVSAGTSIFAMVVLERPLPRVHEEIDLVTTPAGDLVAMVHCNNGASELAAWAEVFGRFAAASGSPADSDAVFATLLTEALSGEPDAGGVLAYNHLAGEPIVGLAEGRPLVVRTPGSRLTLANLMRAQVYGVFATLSIGMRILAEEGAALDEMYAHGGIFRTAGVAQRFLAGALGAPVTVAETASEGGAWGIAVLASYLSEAGRIDLDGYLRERVFADAAFATAAPDAGDVAGYADYLQRYRAGIAAEAAAAAAL; encoded by the coding sequence ATGAAGCACTGTGAGGACATCCCCGTGAGCGCCGCCGACGACCGCATCCGGGACCAGCTCGAGAACGGGCGCACGTCGCTCGGCATCGAACTCGGTTCGACCCGCATCAAGGCCTGCCTCGTGGGGGAGGACCCGGCCGACGTGATCGCCGTCGGCAGTGCCGCGTGGGAGAACGAATACGTCGACCGCACGTGGACGTACTCCCTGGATGCGGTGGAGTCGGGGCTTCGCGCGGCGTACGCCGACCTCGTGGCAGACGTGGAGCGCCGATACGGCGTGCAGCCGGCGACCTTCGGGGCGATCGGCGTCTCGGGGATGATGCACGGCTACCTCGCCTTCGACGCCGACGGCGAGCTGCTTGTGCCGTTCCGCACATGGCGGAACACCTCCACCGGCGCGGCCGCCGCCGAGCTCACGGAGCTGTTCGGGGTCAACATCCCGCTGCGCTGGTCGATCGCCCACCTCCACCAGGCGGTGCGGGACGGTGAGGCGCACGTGCCCCGCGTCCACGCGATCACGACCCTCGCCGGCTACGTCCATGAGCGCCTGACCGGACGCCGCGTGCTCGGGGTCGGCGATGCCTCCGGGATGTTCCCGATCGACCCGGTGACGCGCGATTACGACGCGGCTCTGGTGGCCCGTTACGACGAGCTCATCGCCCCGTCGCCGCTGAGTCGTCCTCTCGCCGAGCTCCTGCCCGAGGTGCGGGTGGCGGGTCAGCCCGCGGGGGAGCTCACCCCCGAGGGTGCCGCGTGGCTCGACCCGACGGGCCGGCTGTGCCCCGGCATCCCGATGTGCCCGCCGGAGGGCGACGCCGGGACGGGGATGGTCGCGACCAACTCCGTCGCGCCGCGCACCGGCAACGTCAGTGCGGGCACCAGCATCTTCGCGATGGTCGTCCTGGAGCGCCCGCTGCCGCGCGTGCACGAGGAGATCGATCTCGTCACGACGCCCGCGGGCGACCTCGTCGCGATGGTCCACTGCAACAACGGCGCGAGCGAACTGGCGGCGTGGGCCGAGGTCTTCGGCCGGTTCGCGGCCGCCTCGGGCTCGCCTGCCGATTCCGACGCGGTGTTCGCCACGCTCCTCACCGAGGCCCTCTCCGGGGAGCCGGATGCGGGGGGTGTGCTCGCGTACAACCACCTCGCCGGGGAGCCCATCGTGGGGCTCGCGGAGGGGCGTCCGCTCGTCGTCCGCACACCCGGGAGCAGGCTCACCCTCGCGAACCTCATGCGGGCCCAGGTGTACGGCGTGTTCGCCACGCTGAGCATCGGGATGCGCATCCTCGCCGAGGAGGGTGCCGCGCTGGATGAGATGTATGCGCATGGTGGCATCTTCCGCACCGCTGGAGTCGCCCAGCGCTTCCTCGCCGGCGCGCTGGGTGCCCCCGTCACCGTCGCGGAGACGGCCTCCGAGGGTGGCGCCTGGGGGATCGCGGTCCTGGCGTCGTACCTCTCCGAAGCGGGCCGGATCGACCTCGACGGGTATCTCCGCGAGCGCGTGTTCGCCGACGCGGCGTTCGCGACGGCTGCCCCCGACGCCGGCGACGTCGCCGGGTACGCCGACTATCTCCAGCGCTACCGTGCGGGCATCGCGGCCGAGGCCGCCGCCGCAGCCGCTCTCTGA
- a CDS encoding LacI family DNA-binding transcriptional regulator, giving the protein MGEETPTFPPERGARVGVRDVARAAGVSPQTVSRVLNGHANIRDDTRARVREAVSALGYRMNNAARALGTATTRTLGVVASAPALYGPSAGIAAIEAAARARGRWVATAYADAADAASVVAAVHHLLSQGVDGIVLVAAHALTRDAVAQARPGVPVVVLHDGSGARRQEEGAALAVRHLVGLGHRRIAELAGPEDWTEAAARSRGVACALGAEGLAAAASWTGDWSAAAGFAVATAVAAAVATADGPTAVVAANDQMALGLMAGLHARGVDVPGRVSVTGFDDNPDAAFYRPALTTVRLDLDGEAHRVVADVVGDPPAPPAPPRLVRRASTAPPPRSRTGDETGNIPREPPAPADEAL; this is encoded by the coding sequence ATGGGCGAGGAGACTCCCACGTTCCCGCCGGAGCGCGGAGCCCGCGTCGGGGTCCGCGATGTCGCCCGAGCCGCGGGGGTGTCACCGCAGACGGTGTCGCGCGTGCTGAACGGCCACGCGAACATCCGCGACGACACGCGAGCCCGCGTGCGCGAGGCCGTCTCCGCGCTCGGCTACCGCATGAACAACGCCGCCCGTGCGCTGGGCACGGCCACGACCCGCACGCTCGGCGTCGTGGCATCGGCCCCGGCCCTCTACGGGCCGTCGGCCGGGATCGCCGCGATCGAGGCCGCCGCGCGCGCCCGGGGACGATGGGTCGCCACCGCGTACGCCGATGCCGCCGATGCCGCATCGGTCGTCGCTGCGGTGCACCACCTGCTCTCCCAGGGGGTGGATGGCATCGTCCTGGTCGCCGCCCACGCCCTCACCCGCGACGCGGTCGCGCAGGCCCGTCCGGGGGTCCCGGTCGTCGTCCTGCACGACGGGTCGGGGGCGCGCCGGCAGGAGGAGGGCGCCGCGCTCGCCGTGCGCCATCTCGTCGGCCTGGGCCACCGCCGCATCGCGGAACTGGCCGGGCCGGAGGACTGGACCGAGGCGGCTGCGCGCTCCCGCGGCGTCGCTTGCGCGCTGGGTGCGGAGGGGCTGGCGGCGGCCGCATCGTGGACCGGCGACTGGAGCGCTGCGGCCGGCTTCGCCGTCGCGACCGCCGTGGCCGCGGCGGTGGCGACGGCGGACGGGCCGACGGCCGTGGTCGCGGCGAACGACCAGATGGCGCTGGGACTGATGGCCGGGCTGCACGCGCGAGGGGTGGACGTGCCGGGACGCGTCAGCGTCACGGGTTTCGACGACAATCCGGATGCCGCGTTCTACCGACCCGCGCTGACCACCGTGCGCCTCGACCTCGACGGGGAGGCGCACCGGGTCGTCGCCGACGTGGTCGGCGATCCGCCGGCGCCTCCGGCACCGCCGCGCCTCGTGCGGCGCGCCTCGACCGCCCCGCCGCCTCGTTCGCGAACCGGCGATGAGACCGGTAACATTCCGCGAGAACCCCCCGCCCCAGCCGATGAAGCACTGTGA